A stretch of Rhinopithecus roxellana isolate Shanxi Qingling chromosome 12, ASM756505v1, whole genome shotgun sequence DNA encodes these proteins:
- the ZNF345 gene encoding zinc finger protein 345, translated as MENLTKHSIECSSFRGDWECKSQFERKQGSQEGHFSEMIFTPEDMPTFSIQHQRIHTDEKLLECKECGKDFSFVSVLIRHQRIHTGEKPYECKECGKAFGSGANLAYHQRIHTGEKPFECKECGKAFGSGSNLTHHQRIHTGEKPYECKECGKAFSFGSGLIRHQIIHSGEKPYECKECGKSFSFESALTRHHRIHTGEKPYECIDCGKAFGSGSNLTQHRRIHTGEKPYECKACGMAFSSGSALTRHQRIHTGEKPYICNECGKAFSFGSALTRHQRIHTGEKPYVCKECGKAFNSGSDLTQHQRIHTGEKPYECKECEKAFRSGSKLIQHQRMHTGEKPYECKECGKTFSSGSDLTQHHRIHTGEKPYECKECGKAFGSGSKLIQHQLIHTGERPYECKECGKSFSSGSALNRHQRIHTGEKPYECRECAKAFCSGSSLTQHQRIHTGEKPYECKNCGKAYGRGSEFQQHKKSHNGKKLCELETIN; from the coding sequence ATGGAAAACCTTACAAAACACAGCATTGAGTGTTCAAGTTTCAGAGGTGATTGGGAATGTAAAAGCCAGTTTGAGAGAAAACAGGGATCTCAGGAAGGACATTTCAGTGAAATGATATTTACTCCTGAAGACATGCCCACTTTCAGTATccaacatcagagaattcatactgaTGAGAAACTCcttgaatgtaaggaatgtgggaaggatTTTAGTTTTGTATCGGTCCTTATTCGACATCAGCGaattcatactggtgagaaaccttATGAATGCAAAGAATGTGGCAAGGCCTTTGGTAGTGGTGCAAACCTTGCTTACCATCAAAGAATTCACACTGGTGAGAAGCCTtttgaatgtaaagaatgtgggaaggcctttgGTAGTGGCTCAAACCTTACTCaccatcagagaattcatactggtgagaaaccctatgaatgtaaggaatgtgggaaagcctttagtTTTGGATCAGGCCTTATTCGACATCAGATCATTCACAGTGGTGAAAAGCCTTATgagtgtaaggaatgtgggaagtcCTTTAGTTTTGAATCAGCCCTTACTCGGCATCACAGAATTCACACAGGtgagaaaccttatgaatgtatAGATTGTGGTAAAGCCTTTGGCAGTGGTTCAAACCTTACTCAACATCGGCGGattcatactggtgagaaaccttATGAGTGCAAAGCATGTGGAATGGCCTTTAGCAGTGGTTCAGCCCTTACTCggcatcagagaattcataccgGTGAGAAACCATACatatgtaatgaatgtgggaaggcctttagTTTTGGATCAGCCCTTACACGACATCAAAGAATTCATACTGGCGAGAAACCTTATGtgtgtaaggaatgtgggaaggctTTTAATAGTGGCTCAGATCTCACtcaacatcagagaattcacactggtgagaaaccGTATGAGTGTAAAGAGTGTGAGAAAGCCTTTAGAAGTGGTTCAAAACTTATTCAGCATCAAAGAATGcatactggtgagaaaccttACGAATGTAAGGAATGCGGGAAGACCTTTAGTAGTGGTTCAGACCTTACTCAACATCACAGaattcatactggtgagaaaccctatgaatgtaaggaatgtgggaaggcctttgGTAGTGGCTCAAAACTTATCCAACACCAGTTAATCCATACTGGTGAAAGACCCtatgaatgtaaagaatgtggaaagTCCTTTAGTAGTGGTTCAGCTCTTAATCGGCACCAGAGAATAcacactggtgagaaaccctatgaatgtaggGAGTGTGCGAAGGCTTTttgtagtggctcaagccttactcagcatcagagaattcatacaggtgagaaaccttatgaatgtaagAACTGTGGGAAGGCTTATGGGAGGGGTTCAGAGTTTCAGCAACATAAGAAAAGTCATAATGGTAAGAAACTCTGTGAATTGGAGACTATAAATTGA